A window of the Chloroflexota bacterium genome harbors these coding sequences:
- a CDS encoding EamA family transporter, with translation MPPGVFVLVLFVAVLHVLWNAVLKSSGDTLRTAARAMVVGVAVFAPPIVVAWLATGRPGIPGDVLVLAVVSGFLEAAYFIALSAAYRRGDLSVVYPIARGTAPILAVALGVVVLGERLSPPGVLGVVALLSGIVLVQRPWRAIAAIAAVRRRSSNGGAGPGNGSGIGPGAAEFALLTGVTIAAYSAVDRTAVQHVAPWLYAGVVFPICAIVLVGWVRLVADRGRPPTFAVSSSAAPAPTPAPASWLLSGIAGTVSLGAYGLILLAYTLAPLTAVAPLRESSVVIASAWGAIRMREAVGTADRIRRIGGACLVLAGAVLLALEP, from the coding sequence ATGCCGCCCGGCGTGTTCGTCCTCGTCCTGTTCGTCGCCGTGCTCCACGTCCTGTGGAACGCCGTCCTCAAGTCGTCCGGCGACACCCTTCGGACGGCGGCCCGGGCTATGGTCGTCGGGGTGGCGGTCTTCGCTCCGCCGATCGTCGTCGCCTGGCTCGCGACCGGCCGGCCCGGGATCCCCGGGGACGTCCTCGTCCTTGCCGTCGTCTCGGGCTTCCTCGAGGCGGCGTACTTCATCGCCCTCTCGGCCGCCTATCGGCGCGGCGACCTGTCCGTCGTCTACCCGATCGCCCGCGGGACCGCCCCGATCCTCGCGGTGGCACTCGGTGTCGTCGTCCTCGGGGAACGCCTGTCGCCACCGGGGGTCCTCGGGGTCGTGGCCCTGCTCTCCGGCATCGTCCTGGTCCAGCGACCATGGCGGGCGATCGCCGCCATCGCCGCAGTCCGGCGACGGAGCTCGAACGGCGGAGCGGGGCCGGGCAACGGGTCAGGCATCGGGCCGGGTGCCGCGGAGTTCGCCCTGCTCACGGGCGTGACGATCGCGGCCTACTCAGCCGTCGACCGGACCGCCGTCCAGCACGTCGCGCCGTGGCTCTACGCCGGGGTCGTCTTTCCAATCTGTGCCATCGTCCTCGTCGGCTGGGTGCGGCTCGTCGCCGACCGCGGCCGGCCACCGACGTTCGCCGTTTCATCGTCTGCGGCTCCCGCTCCCACTCCCGCGCCGGCCTCGTGGCTCCTGTCCGGGATCGCCGGGACCGTCAGCCTCGGCGCGTACGGCCTCATCCTCCTCGCCTACACGCTCGCTCCGCTCACGGCGGTGGCGCCGCTTCGCGAGAGCTCGGTGGTCATCGCCTCGGCCTGGGGCGCGATCCGGATGCGCGAGGCGGTCGGGACGGCGGACCGCATCCGGCGGATCGGCGGCGCCTGCCTCGTCCTCGCCGGCGCCGTGCTCCTCGCCCTCGAGCCCTGA
- a CDS encoding DMT family transporter translates to MAARTTRIEWLIFGALGLFWGSSYLFIKIGVETLTPFTLVAGRLLVGSLLLGVVLRASGERLPRDPRIYRHLVVMAILNIVIPFSLITSGEQTIDSSLASILNASVPLFTIIFAALVLTDEPISVNRLVGLVVGFGGVILLTSPSLGRGGGADLPGEIAMIGSSISYAAGNVYARHNVRGLRPMVQAFFQVFFAFVISAALALAVERPFGIAYQASSVFAVLWLGLFGSGLAYLAFFRLLATWGSTRTSLVAYLLPIVGIVLGFVVLHETVDARVLAGTALVVGGVAVANSPFGQRRLFGRRATVDVPVTDTADG, encoded by the coding sequence TTGGCCGCCCGCACCACGCGCATCGAATGGCTCATCTTCGGCGCCCTCGGCCTCTTCTGGGGCAGCAGCTACCTCTTCATCAAGATCGGCGTCGAGACGCTCACCCCGTTCACCCTCGTCGCCGGCCGGCTCCTCGTCGGGTCGCTCCTCCTCGGCGTGGTCCTCCGGGCTTCGGGCGAACGGCTGCCACGAGACCCGCGGATCTATCGCCATCTCGTCGTCATGGCGATCCTCAACATCGTCATCCCGTTCTCGCTCATCACCTCCGGCGAGCAGACGATCGATTCGTCGCTCGCCTCGATCCTCAACGCATCCGTCCCGCTCTTCACGATCATCTTCGCCGCGCTCGTGCTCACGGACGAGCCGATCAGCGTCAACCGGCTGGTCGGGCTCGTGGTGGGGTTCGGCGGTGTCATCCTCCTCACGAGCCCGAGCCTCGGGCGCGGCGGCGGGGCGGATCTGCCGGGTGAGATCGCGATGATCGGATCGTCCATCTCGTACGCGGCCGGGAACGTCTATGCGCGCCACAACGTGCGCGGTCTGCGGCCGATGGTCCAGGCCTTCTTCCAGGTGTTCTTCGCGTTCGTCATCAGCGCCGCACTCGCCCTCGCCGTCGAGCGCCCGTTCGGGATCGCCTACCAGGCCTCGTCCGTCTTCGCGGTCCTCTGGCTCGGCCTGTTCGGCTCGGGCCTCGCCTACCTGGCGTTCTTCCGGCTCCTCGCGACGTGGGGATCGACGCGCACCTCGCTCGTCGCCTATCTCCTCCCGATCGTCGGGATCGTCCTCGGCTTCGTCGTCCTCCACGAGACGGTCGACGCGCGCGTCCTCGCCGGGACCGCGCTCGTGGTCGGCGGCGTGGCCGTGGCCAACAGTCCGTTCGGCCAGCGGCGATTGTTCGGCCGTCGGGCGACCGTGGACGTGCCGGTGACGGACACAGCGGACGGCTGA